The following are from one region of the Arcobacter defluvii genome:
- the purB gene encoding adenylosuccinate lyase, with amino-acid sequence MVERYAREEMAKNWTQHARYAAWLEVEKAAVKAWNKLGLIPDSDCEKIVKNATFSVERIEEIEAITKHDLIAFNTSVSESLGDESRWFHYGMTSSDAVDTGVALQMRDSLKIIIEDVKMLMESIKKRAFEHKMTLMVGRSHGIHGEPITFGLTLAVWYDEVARHLKNLEETMDVIAVGQISGAMGNFAHAPLELEEYAMAELGLKPEPCSNQVIHRDRYARLATALALLASSVEKFAVQVRHLQRTEVYEAEEYFAKGQKGSSAMPHKRNPILTENITGLARMIRAYAIPAMENVALWHERDISHSSTERFWLPDAFITTDFMLHRMNSVIANLTVMPENMMKNLNLTGGLVFSQRVLLELPLAGVSREDAYRIVQRNAMKVWEEIQKGKPTTNEKGESLYLQYLLGDEELRASLSEEQIRECFNFDYYTKNVDAIFNRVFK; translated from the coding sequence ATGGTTGAAAGATACGCAAGAGAAGAAATGGCAAAGAATTGGACGCAACATGCAAGATATGCAGCATGGCTTGAAGTTGAAAAGGCTGCTGTAAAAGCTTGGAATAAATTAGGACTTATTCCAGATTCTGATTGTGAGAAAATTGTAAAAAATGCAACTTTTTCAGTTGAAAGAATCGAAGAAATCGAAGCTATTACAAAACATGATTTAATTGCTTTTAATACAAGTGTATCTGAATCATTAGGAGATGAATCAAGATGGTTCCATTATGGTATGACTTCATCAGATGCTGTTGATACAGGTGTTGCACTTCAAATGAGAGACTCTTTAAAAATTATTATTGAAGATGTAAAAATGTTGATGGAATCTATCAAAAAAAGAGCATTTGAACACAAAATGACTCTAATGGTAGGTAGAAGCCATGGTATTCATGGTGAGCCAATTACTTTTGGTTTAACATTAGCTGTTTGGTATGATGAAGTTGCAAGGCACTTAAAAAATTTAGAAGAAACTATGGATGTTATTGCAGTTGGACAAATTTCAGGAGCTATGGGTAACTTTGCTCACGCACCACTTGAACTTGAAGAGTATGCGATGGCAGAACTTGGTCTTAAACCAGAACCTTGTTCAAATCAAGTTATTCACAGAGATAGATATGCTAGACTTGCTACGGCTTTAGCACTTTTAGCATCTTCTGTTGAAAAATTTGCAGTTCAAGTAAGACATTTACAAAGAACAGAAGTTTACGAAGCTGAAGAATATTTTGCAAAAGGGCAAAAAGGGTCTTCTGCAATGCCACATAAAAGAAACCCAATATTAACTGAAAATATTACAGGACTTGCAAGAATGATAAGAGCTTATGCAATTCCTGCTATGGAAAATGTTGCACTTTGGCATGAAAGAGATATTTCTCACTCATCAACTGAAAGATTTTGGTTACCAGATGCTTTTATCACAACTGATTTTATGTTACATAGAATGAATAGCGTTATTGCAAATCTTACAGTTATGCCTGAAAATATGATGAAAAACTTAAACTTAACTGGTGGATTAGTATTCTCTCAAAGAGTTTTATTAGAACTTCCACTTGCTGGTGTAAGTAGAGAAGATGCTTATAGAATTGTTCAAAGAAATGCTATGAAAGTTTGGGAAGAGATTCAAAAAGGAAAACCAACTACAAATGAAAAAGGTGAATCTTTATATCTTCAATATCTATTAGGTGATGAAGAGTTAAGAGCATCATTAAGTGAAGAGCAAATTAGAGAGTGTTTTAACTTTGATTATTACACAAAAAATGTAGACGCTATTTTTAATAGAGTTTTTAAATAA
- a CDS encoding ribonucleoside-diphosphate reductase subunit alpha: MGIMIQKRNGRKEVLDITKIQKMTVEATADLDGVSQSELELDAQIKFIDGMSSSDIQDALIKTAVEKIDIDVPNWTFVAARLFVFDLYHRVGKVTHGIKGEPYCHLRDYLRYGKEAGRLIPSLGEGYDLEDLNAYIKPERDFLFNYLGIKTLYDRYLIKNRNAEPIELPQQMFMAIAMFLAQDEKNKQQCAKQFYDVISKFEVMLATPTLSNARTNRHQLSSCYIGSSPDNIEGIFDGYKEMALLSKYGGGIGWDWNQIRALGGVIDDHKSAAGGTVPFLKITNDIAIAVDQLGTRKGAIAVYMEPWHMDIVDFVDLKKNSGEERRRAHDLFPALWITDLFMERVLEDSHWTLFDPYEVKDLSECYGDEFKAKYIAYENDESITKDRMKAKDLWKKILTSYFEVGSPFLCFKDNANRANPNSHVGHIRSSNLCTEIFQNTNPNYYKIRLEFVDGSVSTYDEEDLVLVDGGITKKANKVSALDSINGKRVFIVEKEKIDGDTAVCNLASVNLSRINTKEDIERVVPIAIRMLDNVIDLNFYPLKKVKVTNLKSRSIGLGVMGEAEMLAEYKLAWGSNEHFKKIDQVMESISYNAIKSSSDLAIEKGIYPTFEGSKWSLGIMPHDHAPQAVNALVDKDLFDTSYDWDVLREKVKKDGMRNGYLMAVAPTSSISILVGTTQAIEPVYKRKWFEENLSGLIPVVVPKLSPETWAYYTPAFEIDQLQVIKAAAIRQKWIDQGQSTNIFMSLDKASGKYLHEIYTLAWKLGLKSTYYLRSQSPEAKNDVEDRSMECAGCQ, translated from the coding sequence ATGGGAATTATGATTCAAAAAAGAAATGGTCGTAAAGAAGTTTTAGATATTACTAAAATTCAAAAAATGACTGTAGAGGCAACAGCTGATTTAGATGGTGTTAGTCAAAGTGAGTTAGAGCTTGATGCTCAAATCAAATTTATTGATGGTATGAGTAGTTCAGATATTCAAGATGCTTTAATAAAAACAGCAGTTGAAAAAATAGATATAGATGTTCCAAACTGGACATTTGTAGCTGCTAGATTATTTGTATTTGATTTATACCATAGGGTTGGAAAAGTAACTCATGGTATTAAAGGTGAGCCATATTGCCATTTAAGAGATTATCTAAGATATGGTAAAGAAGCTGGAAGATTAATTCCAAGTTTGGGTGAAGGTTATGATTTAGAAGACTTAAATGCATATATTAAACCTGAAAGAGACTTTTTATTTAACTACCTAGGTATTAAAACTTTATACGATAGATATTTAATCAAAAATAGAAATGCAGAGCCAATAGAACTTCCTCAACAAATGTTTATGGCAATTGCAATGTTCTTAGCTCAAGATGAAAAAAATAAACAACAATGTGCAAAACAATTTTATGATGTTATTTCTAAATTTGAAGTAATGCTTGCAACTCCAACATTATCAAATGCTAGAACAAATAGACATCAATTATCATCTTGTTATATTGGGTCAAGTCCTGATAACATAGAAGGTATTTTTGATGGATACAAAGAGATGGCACTTTTATCTAAATATGGTGGAGGAATTGGTTGGGATTGGAACCAAATCAGAGCTTTAGGTGGAGTTATTGATGACCACAAAAGTGCTGCTGGTGGAACTGTACCATTCTTAAAAATCACAAATGATATTGCAATTGCTGTTGACCAATTAGGTACAAGAAAAGGTGCAATTGCTGTTTATATGGAACCATGGCATATGGATATTGTAGATTTTGTTGATTTAAAGAAAAACTCTGGTGAAGAAAGAAGACGTGCTCACGATTTATTTCCTGCACTTTGGATTACAGATTTATTCATGGAAAGAGTTTTAGAAGATTCTCATTGGACTTTGTTTGATCCTTATGAAGTTAAAGATTTAAGTGAATGTTATGGTGATGAGTTCAAAGCAAAATATATTGCTTATGAAAATGATGAATCTATCACAAAAGATAGAATGAAAGCTAAAGATTTATGGAAAAAAATCTTAACTTCATATTTTGAAGTTGGAAGTCCATTTTTATGTTTCAAAGACAATGCAAATAGAGCAAATCCAAATTCACACGTGGGACACATCAGAAGCTCAAATCTTTGTACAGAGATTTTCCAAAATACAAATCCAAATTACTACAAAATTAGACTTGAGTTTGTAGATGGATCAGTATCAACTTATGATGAAGAAGATTTAGTATTAGTTGATGGTGGAATTACTAAAAAAGCAAACAAAGTTTCTGCACTTGATAGTATTAATGGAAAAAGAGTATTTATAGTTGAGAAAGAAAAAATTGATGGAGATACAGCTGTTTGTAACCTAGCTTCTGTAAATCTTTCAAGAATAAATACAAAAGAGGACATCGAAAGAGTAGTTCCAATTGCTATTAGAATGCTTGATAATGTAATAGATTTAAACTTCTATCCACTTAAAAAAGTAAAAGTAACAAACCTAAAATCAAGAAGTATTGGTCTTGGTGTTATGGGTGAAGCTGAAATGTTGGCTGAATATAAACTAGCTTGGGGTTCAAATGAACACTTCAAAAAAATTGACCAAGTTATGGAATCAATTTCATATAACGCAATTAAATCAAGTTCAGATTTAGCAATTGAAAAAGGTATTTATCCAACATTTGAAGGTTCAAAATGGTCTTTAGGAATTATGCCTCATGACCATGCACCACAAGCTGTAAATGCACTTGTAGATAAAGACTTATTTGATACTTCTTATGATTGGGATGTATTAAGAGAAAAAGTTAAAAAAGATGGTATGAGAAATGGTTACTTAATGGCTGTTGCTCCTACTTCATCTATTTCGATTTTAGTTGGAACTACACAAGCAATTGAGCCAGTTTACAAAAGAAAATGGTTTGAAGAGAATTTATCAGGATTAATCCCTGTTGTTGTACCAAAATTATCACCTGAAACTTGGGCATATTATACACCTGCATTTGAAATTGATCAATTACAAGTTATTAAAGCAGCTGCAATTAGACAAAAATGGATAGACCAAGGGCAATCAACAAATATTTTTATGAGTTTAGATAAAGCAAGTGGGAAATATTTACATGAAATCTATACATTAGCCTGGAAGCTTGGACTTAAATCAACATATTATTTAAGAAGCCAAAGTCCAGAAGCAAAAAATGATGTAGAAGATAGAAGTATGGAGTGTGCAGGTTGTCAATAA